From Hydractinia symbiolongicarpus strain clone_291-10 chromosome 12, HSymV2.1, whole genome shotgun sequence, one genomic window encodes:
- the LOC130622503 gene encoding KRAB-A domain-containing protein 2-like isoform X2 has translation METEKRYMEEKFQEWLEVERTKRNSVIMPEQTYKTIIDFLCGRIDNVPRAMKRKLRRKKFQVMSYPTLGLSDVLCSPFPDGDSPLGKYRRVATDRQMFDIINRVHRQEVGHQGVHKTFEKIARTYDNVTRDAVGAYIKLCTTCCLKSSQIKKAPLKPIITTGFLQRVQIDLIAMLSKPDADYNYIGHVVDHFSKFRILFPMKGKSANEFASNFFRSFLATFGLPKILHSDNGAKFINHVMDAVAVIWPGEVSFVHGKPRHSQSQGLVEQGNNTIQVMISAREKESQTSTWSEWLPEIQFIMNASMVRSVKKTPYEICSWPGAKRFGSNFFKCTVSERGYCSRYHRRIGRKWCTRF, from the exons ATGGAGACTGAAAAGAGATACATGGAAGAAAAATTTCAGGAATGGTTGGAAGTTGAAAGGACTAAACGGAATTCCGTAATAATGCCCGAACAGACTTATAAAACAATAATAGATTTTCTATGTGGAAGAATAGACAACGTTCCACGTGCTATGAAAAGAAAACtgcgaagaaaaaaattccaagTGATGAGTTATCCTACACTTGGTTTATCGGATGTTTTGTGCTCTCCATTTCCCGAT GGCGATTCTCCTCTGGGAAAATATCGTCGCGTAGCAACAGACCGACAGATGTTTGACATTATCAATAGAGTACACCGCCAAGAAGTTGGTCACCAAGGGGTTCATAAAACGTTTGAAAAG ATAGCACGCACCTATGATAACGTTACTAGAGACGCTGTTGGTGCTTATATAAAGCTTTGCACAACTTGCTGTCTGAAATCCAGTCAAATAAAGAAAGCTCCATTGAAGCCGATTATCACTACAGGATTCTTACAGCGTGTACAg ATCGATCTGATTGCTATGTTATCCAAACCAGATGCCGATTACAACTACATTGGCCATGTCGTGGACCATTTTAGCAAATTCAGGATATTATTTCCAATGAAAGGGAAATCAGCAAATGAATTTGCTTCAAACTTTTTTAGAAGTTTTTTAGCGACTTTTGGGTTACCAAAGATTTTGCACTCTGATAACGGTGCCAAATTTATCAATCACGTAATGGATGCTGTAGCCGTGATATGGCCGGGTGAGGTGTCATTTGTTCATGGGAAACCGCGCCACTCGCAATCTCAAGGTTTGGTTGAACAAGGAAATAACACCATCCAAGTGATGATTAGTGCAAGAGAAAAAGAGTCCCAAACTTCAACGTGGTCAGAGTGGCTTCCAGAGATTCAAT TTATCATGAATGCTTCAATGGTGAGGAGTGTGAAAAAAACACCTTACGAAATTTGTTCTTGGCCAGGAGCCAAAAGGTTTGGGTCAAATTTCTTCAAGTGTACGGTCAGTGAAAGAGGATATTGTTCAAGATATCATAGAAGAATTGGAAGAAAATGGTGCACaagattttga
- the LOC130622504 gene encoding uncharacterized protein LOC130622504, which yields MAKAGSSRRISLEDAVNYMLETDDSDIDSCHGGLSSDEEERIDNALLGYYSDWDENDPNADVESNLVGRSSPPPSSPPPPLSTNSTETLNNESQVTALNSAVSLTFCANNNVPDHATVTNEPSTRISRRTRRPRKQVIDLGSTDDDCDNKENICEKHTSTKKGKKKPANKKPANKKPANKEPVAHKNTKSYDDPDTPNILLVFREAVIRQLTSMEEYADPPVYNNFQAPIDKRYNTEHMPVFTEEKRNCKVCYAELKKQVRVYTKCSAPQCDVYLHFTKENNCFQKWHTTFKH from the exons atggcgaagGCTGGAAGCTCAAGGAGAATTTCTCTTGAAGATGCTGTCAATTATATGCTTGAAACTGATGATTCTGACATCGATTCATGTCATGGGGGCCTCAGTAGTGACGAAGAAGAAAGAATAGATAATGCTTTATTGGGTTACTACTCGGATTGGGATGAAAA tgaTCCAAATGCTGATGTTGAAAGCAATCTTGTCGGTCGCTCATCACCGCCTCCTTCTTCACCGCCACCGCCGCTGTCCACAAACTCGACTGAAACGTTGAACAATGAAAGTCAAGTAACTGCTCTAAATTCTGCTGTTTCTCTAACATTCTGTGCCAATAATAATGTTCCTGACCATGCCACAGTCACTAATGAGCCCAGTACGAGAATTTCTCGTCGCACGCGCCGTCCTCGAAAACAGGTTATTGATTTGGGGTCAACCGATGATGACTGCGATAACAAAGAAAACATTTGCGAGAAACATACCTCtacaaaaaaaggtaaaaagaagCCAGCTAACAAGAAACCAGCCAATAAGAAGCCAGCTAATAAGGAGCCAGTAGCACATAAGAATACCAAGAGTTATGATGATCCAGATACTCCAaacattttgcttgtttttcgaGAGGCTGTTATCAGGCAACTAACCAGTATGGAAGAGTATGCAGATCCTCCTGTTTACAATAACTTCCAAGCTCCCATTGATAAGAGATATAACACTGAACATATGCCGGTATTCACCGAAGAGAAACGAAATTGTAAAGTCTGTTACGCAGAGTTGAAGAAGCAAGTCCGTGTTTACACGAAGTGTTCTGCTCCACAATGTGATGTTTATTTGCActttacaaaagaaaataattgttttcagAAGTGGCATACAACATTCAAACACTAG
- the LOC130622501 gene encoding uncharacterized protein LOC130622501 encodes MSKNYDSDIDWIYDTASSDDETDLLQNKNKRRGRPSIHEKYPEIITCVKTLIEQGSAEAHLRRRDSVMYTNGLSLNDIVMHVKKTLGITVSRHTIHRLMLPPRKKNTASKNYKCLIDARVPPKRNTKEKKTHDDFHFTCGQVRIVNEMGYLCKENTLMLSVDNKNKVDVGIPANSRRTKIRTFHLVNEAPNYNDHDFPNPNSKLVPAGYQILKDRIQRSRSLSPAKKITFRRKRSLSEGSNIDNQLKRFVRISKDKLNRSIINWPRSGKLLVQLYPSRLIESTNVMHVNHMINLIEKERKIKEIVNVVAIADGGPDWSVKGIINFMSMGLLWRNLELDTFVVQSYAPGHSRFNPIERCWSYLTNRISTVTLPDDIEGVTPHQNDVEGWMKVLDRAVDLCARFWHNKTYCGFPIAVETLMLMSRPKKCNLRKFPTCIYWKIP; translated from the exons ATGTCTAAAAATTACGACAGTGATATCGATTGGATATATGACACAGCCAGTTCCGACGACGAGACTGATTTGTtgcaaa ataaaaataaaagacgAGGAAGACCAAGCATACACGAGAAATATCCGGAAATAATTACTTGTGTCAAGACGTTGATAGAACAGGGTTCTGCTGAAGCTCACTTACGTCGGAGAGACAGTGTTATGTACACAAATGGGCTTTCTTTGAATGATATAGTTATGCACGTCAAAAAAACCTTGGGTATAACTGTTAGTCGCCACACCATTCACAGATTAATGCTTCCACcccgaaaaaaaaacacagcgaGTAAAAACTACAAATGTCTGATAGACGCACGTGTTCCTccaaaaagaaatacaaaagaaaaaaaaacacacgacGACTTTCATTTCACTTGCGGTCAAGTTCGCATAGTTAACGAAATGGGATATCTTTGCAAAGAAAACACACTTATGCTGTCCGTagacaataaaaataaagttgatgTGGGTATTCCAGCGAACAGCAGACGAACGAAAATACGCACTTTTCATTTGGTTAACGAAGCACCAAATTATAATGATCACGATTTTCCAAATCCAAACTCAAAGCTTGTGCCTGCTGGCTACCAAATACTAAAGGACCGAATACAGCGGAGTCGTTCTCTTTCTCCTGCAAAGAAAATTACTTTTCGACGCAAGCGATCTTTATCCGAAGGATCAAACATTGACAACCAACTCAAACGATTTGTAAGAATATCGAAAGACAAGTTGAATCGTTCAATAATAAACTGGCCGCGTTCTGGAAAACTTCTGGTGCAGTTGTATCCATCGCGTCTTATTGAAAGCACCAACGTGATGCACGTCAATCATATGATAAATTTgattgaaaaagaaagaaaaataaaagaaatcgtTAATGTTGTTGCGATTGCTGACGGAGGCCCTGACTGGTCAGTTAAGGGCATTATTAATTTCATGTCTATGGGTTTGCTGTGGAGAAATCTTGAGCTCGACACATTTGTTGTACAATCATACGCACCTGGTCACTCAAGATTTAATCCCATTGAGAGATGCTGGTCTTACCTGACTAACAGGATCTCAACAGTAACTTTGCCAGACGATATTGAAGGAGTAACACCACATCAAAATGACGTTGAGGGGTGGATGAAAGTTCTGGACAGAGCTGTCGATTTGTGTGCTCGATTTTGGCATAATAAGACCTATTGTGGATTCCCCATAGCTGTGGAAACATTAATGTTAATGTCGCGCCCGAAGAAATGCAACCTCCGCAAATTTCCTACATGCATTTACTGGAAAATCCCATGA
- the LOC130622503 gene encoding KRAB-A domain-containing protein 2-like isoform X1 translates to MFSTMETEKRYMEEKFQEWLEVERTKRNSVIMPEQTYKTIIDFLCGRIDNVPRAMKRKLRRKKFQVMSYPTLGLSDVLCSPFPDGDSPLGKYRRVATDRQMFDIINRVHRQEVGHQGVHKTFEKIARTYDNVTRDAVGAYIKLCTTCCLKSSQIKKAPLKPIITTGFLQRVQIDLIAMLSKPDADYNYIGHVVDHFSKFRILFPMKGKSANEFASNFFRSFLATFGLPKILHSDNGAKFINHVMDAVAVIWPGEVSFVHGKPRHSQSQGLVEQGNNTIQVMISAREKESQTSTWSEWLPEIQFIMNASMVRSVKKTPYEICSWPGAKRFGSNFFKCTVSERGYCSRYHRRIGRKWCTRF, encoded by the exons ATGTTCAGCACAATGGAGACTGAAAAGAGATACATGGAAGAAAAATTTCAGGAATGGTTGGAAGTTGAAAGGACTAAACGGAATTCCGTAATAATGCCCGAACAGACTTATAAAACAATAATAGATTTTCTATGTGGAAGAATAGACAACGTTCCACGTGCTATGAAAAGAAAACtgcgaagaaaaaaattccaagTGATGAGTTATCCTACACTTGGTTTATCGGATGTTTTGTGCTCTCCATTTCCCGAT GGCGATTCTCCTCTGGGAAAATATCGTCGCGTAGCAACAGACCGACAGATGTTTGACATTATCAATAGAGTACACCGCCAAGAAGTTGGTCACCAAGGGGTTCATAAAACGTTTGAAAAG ATAGCACGCACCTATGATAACGTTACTAGAGACGCTGTTGGTGCTTATATAAAGCTTTGCACAACTTGCTGTCTGAAATCCAGTCAAATAAAGAAAGCTCCATTGAAGCCGATTATCACTACAGGATTCTTACAGCGTGTACAg ATCGATCTGATTGCTATGTTATCCAAACCAGATGCCGATTACAACTACATTGGCCATGTCGTGGACCATTTTAGCAAATTCAGGATATTATTTCCAATGAAAGGGAAATCAGCAAATGAATTTGCTTCAAACTTTTTTAGAAGTTTTTTAGCGACTTTTGGGTTACCAAAGATTTTGCACTCTGATAACGGTGCCAAATTTATCAATCACGTAATGGATGCTGTAGCCGTGATATGGCCGGGTGAGGTGTCATTTGTTCATGGGAAACCGCGCCACTCGCAATCTCAAGGTTTGGTTGAACAAGGAAATAACACCATCCAAGTGATGATTAGTGCAAGAGAAAAAGAGTCCCAAACTTCAACGTGGTCAGAGTGGCTTCCAGAGATTCAAT TTATCATGAATGCTTCAATGGTGAGGAGTGTGAAAAAAACACCTTACGAAATTTGTTCTTGGCCAGGAGCCAAAAGGTTTGGGTCAAATTTCTTCAAGTGTACGGTCAGTGAAAGAGGATATTGTTCAAGATATCATAGAAGAATTGGAAGAAAATGGTGCACaagattttga